A single genomic interval of Lucilia cuprina isolate Lc7/37 chromosome 2, ASM2204524v1, whole genome shotgun sequence harbors:
- the LOC124419263 gene encoding tetraspanin-12-like translates to MEKCCFKTLLLKPNYKHKSLSFEISKIIYEKGCVQAGEEWMERNLIIISTSAIITIFFQILFIIFTQNLRAEINAQKSKWH, encoded by the exons ATGGAAAAGTGTTGTTTTAAGACTCTATTACTAAAGCCGAATTACAAACATAAAAGTTTA agttttgaaatttcgaaaataatttacGAAAAAGGCTGTGTTCAAGCGGGTGAAGAATGGATGGAAAGAAATCTTATTATAATATCCACAAGTgctattataacaattttctttcag atattatttataatttttactcaaaatctacgTGCTGAAATAAATGCTCAAAAATCAAAATGGCACTGA
- the LOC111675037 gene encoding lectin subunit alpha-like, which yields MKHLQNIRNLFIIAIIAFFSLVESAPEWATTEDGTKYLIENKYEYSWLEALHECAKRNLSLAKIDTANKNYYLVKLLKNRFGTGLDLWIGATASTAEQAKRKFVWISNGETFNFANWEEGEPNNLGGNQPCVHTWSKTNNFTWADGQEHLKYGYICEETYISQCRQEMEKKRHTINEVAEQLLLYFKEKQKHIEQINQAQEILIKQINIELEEKLEQAKKLIDSILNVN from the exons atgaaACATCTACAGAATATACGAAATTTGTTCATCATTGCTATAATTGCTTTCTTCTCTCTGGTGGAAAGTGCACCAGAATGGGCCACAACCGAGGAtggtacaaaatatttaatcgaaaataaatatgag TACTCCTGGCTGGAGGCTTTACATGAATGtgcaaaaagaaatttatctCTGGCAAAAATTGATACtgccaataaaaattattatttagtgaaattattaaaaaatcgttTTG GTACTGGACTTGATCTATGGATTGGTGCTACCGCCTCAACGGCTGAACAAGCAAAGCGTAAATTTGTCTGGATTTCGAAtggtgaaacatttaattttgccAACTGGGAAGAAGGAGAACCCAACAATTTAGGTGGTAATCAACCCTGTGTTCATACATggtcaaaaacaaataatttcacCTGGGCCGATGGTCAAGAACATCTGAAATATGGCTATATATGTGAAGAAACTTACATTTCTCAGTGCCGCCAGGAAATGGAAAAGAAACGTCATACGATTAATGAAGTCGCAGaacaattgttattgtattttaaagaaaaacaaaaacatatagaaCAGATAAACCAGGCCCAAGAGATACTAATCAAACAGATAAATATTGAACTAGAGGAAAAGTTAGAACaggctaaaaaattaattgatagtattttaaatgtaaattaa